Sequence from the Balneolales bacterium ANBcel1 genome:
AAACAGCGGTATTAACGCATCCGTAAATCTTGTTCATAGCGCACAGGTAAACTACACTGAGACGGGTAATATGGTGACTGATTTAAATAGATTACATGGAACCAATGATGGTCATATGGATGTAGTCCATTCATGGAGGGATCAATACGGAGCTGATATTGTAGTACTCCTGACAGCTACAGGTCAATATTGTGGAATTGCTTACTGGATTGAAGTTCCATCAAGTGATGCATTTGCAATTTCAAGGAACGATTGTTCAGTAGGTAATTACACCTTCGCTCACGAAATCGGTCACTTGATTGGTGGCCGGCATGATAGCGATCCGGCCAGCAGCCCGCGTGCATATGCACATGGATACCGAAATAATCCTGCTTACTGGCGTACCGTTATGGCTGTCTATGATGATTTTGTAAACCGGATTCCTTACTGGTCAAACCCCAATAAAACCTATGGTGGAGTAGCCATGGGAACTACGCACTGGAATGATAATGCACGTGTTTGGAATGAGAGAGCAGCAATTGTATCAAATTTTCAAACACCCTCAGCACCGCCACCCTCTGTGACTTTATCCGGTCCTTCTCATTTATTAGTTGGTTCTTTTATTGCTAATTATCAGACAACCGTTTCTAATGGTGAGTCACCCTTTTCATATCAATGGTGGAGGCAGGAAGTGCTTGAAAGTGGGCCTTCCGGGCAATGGGATTTAATTAGCGGAGCAAATAGTTCCAACTTTTTCTATTATCCGTCCAGCCCGGAAACATTTTATTTGAGGGTTGATGTAACCGATGACCTGAACCGTACCGATATGGATTACATGCAGGTTGAGGTGGTGGGCCCGTCGGGGCAATCTTCCCCATTTGCAGGTTCGCCCGGTGAAGTGGGTGAAAAAGAGCTGCCGGAATTGTTTGCTTTACAAGCCAATTATCCAAATCCTTTTAACCCTTCAACGACTATCCGTTTTGACCTTCCTGAACAGGCGTTCGTTTCCATTTCAGTATATGATATAATGGGGAGAAGGGTTGCATCACTTGCATCTTCAACGATGTCCGCAGGCAGCCACAACGTGTCTTTTGATGCATCAAACTTGTCGAGCGGTATTTACATCGCCCGCTTTACGGCAACAGGTTCCTCAGGTGAACTATTTAAACGTGATCTTAAAATGCAATTGATCAAGTAATTAATTTGAATTTCCACACTAATCGCCAAGCAAAATAACAACAGTTTCAAGCGGTCAAAGCCGGCCAAAGTTAATTTTAAAATGGCTTGCTTTTGCAGAAGCCATTGCTTGTTTCCAGCAGGTTGCAAGTAATGGCTTTGCCGCTTAAACTGAAGACCGTTACAGCGCAATAAACGCTCATTGGCAATCCAATTAAACAAAATTCTTTTTTTGGCCTATCGGATCATTATCGTATATTATCGCATCATATCGTATCATTCAATACGCCTATAAGTTCAAAAATGGAAACTGTTGTACATACATTAAAACTTCGATTGAACTGGAAACTCATTCAATTGCTTAGTCGTATTGATCGTTTCGATGCTTCTTGGGCTTCCATTGAAAAAAAAGAGGGACAAAGCCTAAAACAACTAAAATCAATTTCTACAGTTCGAAGTGTTGGTGCATCAACAAGGATAGAGGGCTCAAAACTATCGGACGAGGAAGTCGAAACTCTTCTGAAGCAAACTGATATAAGCAAGCTGGCGGACCGTGATTCGCAGGAAGTGGTGGGATATTATGAAACAATGGATTTTATTTCGGAATCTTTTGATGATCTTCAGATTAATGAAAGTAATATAAAATATCTGCATCAACTCTTGTTGAAATATAGTACCAAAGATGCATGGCATCGAGGAGATTACAAAACACAAACTAATGCCGTCGAAGCACGAATGCCGGATGGTTCCACCCAAATCATCTTTCAGCCTACCCCGCCTGGAGTGGCAACTATAACGGCGATGACCGAGTTGATCCAGTGGTATTCCGATGACAAACAAACACATCCACTGGTGAAATGTGCGTTGTTTGTTTATGATTTTTTATCCATCCACCCCTTTCAAGATGGCAACGGCAGACTTAGCAGACTTTTAACAACACTCTTGCTGCTGAAAAGCAACTACAAATGGATCGAGTATGTCAGTTTTGAAAACGAAGTTGAGCATAGAAAAACCGAGTATTACAGGGTGTTGCGTAGTTGTCAGGTAAATCGACCTGGCGAAGATGTTACCACATGGATTGAGTTTTTTTTCGATGCCCTTGGTAATATTCAGGACTTGTTGACAGACAAACTCCATATGCAAGGAGCATTGGCTTCGCTTTCACCTCGTGAAAAATCCATTATCACCTTCATTGAAAATCGACCCGGGTGTAAATCGGGTGAAATCAGCAATCAACTTAATATCCCTAATCCAACGGTTAAACGTATTTTATCAGAGTTAGTAAAACAAAACTTGATTCAAAAACACGGGGTCGGGCCGGGTACAAATTATACAATTTCTTAAAGATTGACTTGCGCTGTAACAACCGTTTCGTGCGGTCGTGTAAACACTTATTGCTATTGTTCTTACTGATTGCCACGCCGCACAAACGGGTAACCGTTAACGGTTTAATTTCTTGGTCGAATTCATCATACTCATAGATCTACTTATCGAACCTTTCTTACCTGAATATGGAGTTTAGAAGAACTCTTAAAACGCTGGTTGAAGACGAGCAGAGCAAATGGGGAAGAATCTTCAACCTCGTTGTCAAGATACTGATCGTTTTATCGCTCATTAGCATTTCGGTCGAATCTTTGCCAGGTCTTGATTCACGCGTTATTGCATTTCTTGAGCTATTTGAATTAATAACGGTCTTATTATTTACTATTGAATACATTCTTCGAGTCCTGGGGGCTGACAAAAAGTTGAAATTCATTTTCAGCTTTTACGGAATTATTGATCTTGTTGCCATATTGCCTTTCTACATCGCAATTGGCCTGGATCTACGCTCAGTGAGAATATTTCGCCTGCTCCGCATTATCAGAATGATGAAATTTTCTCGGTATAATGACGCTATTAACCGCCTTACCGGAGCATTTCAATCCATCAAAGCAGAACTGGTCGTATTTTTCATGATCACACTTTGCGTTCTGTATGTTTCTGCCCTTGGCATATATTACTTTGAGAATCCAGCTCAACCAGATAAATATGTATCGGTTTTTCACAGCCTTTGGTGGTCTGTAGCAACGTTAACCACTGTCGGCTATGGAGATGTATATCCCATCACTATCGGTGGGCGAATTTTTACTTTTTTCATCTTGATGATTGGTCTCGGATTGATTTCGGTGCCAACCGGCCTGATTGCTTCTGCTTTGACAAAAACATTGAAAAACGATAACGAACATTAAGTGCTGCCATATGAGTAAACTACCTGATTTTGTAAAAACAGGTGAACCTGCACGACTGATTCCTGTTGTTGCCGACACCAATAGAGAACAAAGAACCGCTTCCGTTATTCTGGCAGCGATGAGAGGAGTCTACGAGTTCCGCCAGGCCATGTTAAGATCGCTTGGCATCAGGGTTGGTAAACGCGCAACCCTTCATGCCTGGACAGAAGTTACCCTGGCAGATGAAGATAAGAAAAAGGGAAAAACATCAAATAATGACCGGCCCGATGGTTTATTGGTGCTTGATACCGGAAAGAATAAATGGATGGCTTTGGTTGAAGCAAAAATCGGGAATTCGGAAGTTAGCGAACAACAACTGGAAAATTATATAAAACAGGCTAAGCAAAATAAAATTCATGCCGTAATTACCATTACAAACCAATTTGTTGCGCTGCCGTCTCACCATCCTGTTAAATTACCCAAGAAGCTGAAAAGGGGCATCGAATTGTACCATTGGGCCTGGACCTACCTGCTTACACAGGCATCCCTCCTGCTTGAAAGCAAAGACATTGAATCTGAAGATCAGCGGTTCTTGCTGGAAGAAGTTGTACGTCACCTCCGCCATCCATCCAGTGGAATTAGTCGGTTTGACAGTATGAACCGTGAGTGGAAAGACGTGTTAGGTAAAGTAAAAAGTAATGCTTCACTCAATAAGGCATCCGAAGAGGTTGAAAACACTGTATCGGCCTGGCATCAAGAACAGCGCGACCTCTGCCTTGTCATGAGTCGTAAACTTGGCCTTACAGTCACGCTACGTTTATCCCGATCACACAGAACAGATCCACAAAAAAGGTTAAAAGATGATATCGAAGAATTGGTAAAGACCAAAACACTTACTTGTTGCTTAGAAATCCCCGATGCCGCAGCTGACTTAAATGTTACGGCAGATTTGGCGACCAGAACGATCGTGAGCGCTATGCGTTTAGATGCCCCACAAGACAAGAAAAGTACAAGTGCCCGAGTAAATTGGCTCCGTCGTCAGTTAAAGGGTGTCAATACAGAAGACATGTACATCAAAGCAATTCGAACCGGAAGAGCTGAAGACACACAGGCAACTCTCGCAGAAGTACTTGCAAATCCTGATGCACTATCATCAGATACTACAGACGTCGTTCCAAAAACCTTTGATATTTTCTATATGGTTGATCTGGCAGGCCGGTTTTCCGGTAGCAGAGTATTCATTGATGAGCTAGAACAAGCCGTCCCACATTTTTACGAGCAAGCCGGGCAGAGACTCAGGGAATGGGTGCCCCCACCACCAAAAATCAAAAAAGAAAAATCAGCAGCAACTTCTAAATCAGATAACGACCAACAGAAAGTAGATGTGACGGCTCAGAACACAAATACTTGATGAAGCTTCTTCTAACCTCAAAGATTTAATTAAATTGGAATACCGTTAACAACCGTTTCGTGCGGTCGTGTAAATATTTATAACCCTTGAACATACTGATTGCCACGCCGCACAAACGGGTGGCCGTTAGTGGCCTCAATTTTTGGAAATAAAAACTACAAATAATCTTAACAGGTTATTAGAAGGCTTTTATTGATAACTTAAATTCACCATCATTTGCGGGATATTTTAATGGATTACAAAGCTTGGAATAATATATTAGCAAATTTTTTTTTCAATGAAAGTAAATCAGAGAGAGAAGTATTCTTGTTCATTACGAAAAGAGATATTGCAAAAGTTGGAGAACTTGCTGGTGTTGAGGGTAATGATAAAGAAATTTTTAATGACT
This genomic interval carries:
- a CDS encoding zinc-dependent metalloprotease is translated as MEVLLFYNDGYLHGMIHFGSVAINIEPLGKEFVVFTELEPSSFDGCPVEGDIDPYNNQKKGHYNEGSGNSGDSMTLSSSDPVIDIMVVYTPQSASASGNIQSLINASIQSTNETLQNSGINASVNLVHSAQVNYTETGNMVTDLNRLHGTNDGHMDVVHSWRDQYGADIVVLLTATGQYCGIAYWIEVPSSDAFAISRNDCSVGNYTFAHEIGHLIGGRHDSDPASSPRAYAHGYRNNPAYWRTVMAVYDDFVNRIPYWSNPNKTYGGVAMGTTHWNDNARVWNERAAIVSNFQTPSAPPPSVTLSGPSHLLVGSFIANYQTTVSNGESPFSYQWWRQEVLESGPSGQWDLISGANSSNFFYYPSSPETFYLRVDVTDDLNRTDMDYMQVEVVGPSGQSSPFAGSPGEVGEKELPELFALQANYPNPFNPSTTIRFDLPEQAFVSISVYDIMGRRVASLASSTMSAGSHNVSFDASNLSSGIYIARFTATGSSGELFKRDLKMQLIK
- a CDS encoding Fic family protein, with translation METVVHTLKLRLNWKLIQLLSRIDRFDASWASIEKKEGQSLKQLKSISTVRSVGASTRIEGSKLSDEEVETLLKQTDISKLADRDSQEVVGYYETMDFISESFDDLQINESNIKYLHQLLLKYSTKDAWHRGDYKTQTNAVEARMPDGSTQIIFQPTPPGVATITAMTELIQWYSDDKQTHPLVKCALFVYDFLSIHPFQDGNGRLSRLLTTLLLLKSNYKWIEYVSFENEVEHRKTEYYRVLRSCQVNRPGEDVTTWIEFFFDALGNIQDLLTDKLHMQGALASLSPREKSIITFIENRPGCKSGEISNQLNIPNPTVKRILSELVKQNLIQKHGVGPGTNYTIS
- a CDS encoding ion transporter, producing MEFRRTLKTLVEDEQSKWGRIFNLVVKILIVLSLISISVESLPGLDSRVIAFLELFELITVLLFTIEYILRVLGADKKLKFIFSFYGIIDLVAILPFYIAIGLDLRSVRIFRLLRIIRMMKFSRYNDAINRLTGAFQSIKAELVVFFMITLCVLYVSALGIYYFENPAQPDKYVSVFHSLWWSVATLTTVGYGDVYPITIGGRIFTFFILMIGLGLISVPTGLIASALTKTLKNDNEH